One Festucalex cinctus isolate MCC-2025b chromosome 3, RoL_Fcin_1.0, whole genome shotgun sequence DNA window includes the following coding sequences:
- the c2cd5 gene encoding C2 domain-containing protein 5 isoform X4: MPGKLKAKIVAGRHLPVMDRASELTDAFVEVKFGNITFKTDVFPKSLNPQWNSEWFKFEVDDEDLQDEPLQITVLDHDTYSANDAIGKVYIDIDPLLCSEAASVISGWFPIYDTIHGIRGEINVLIKVELFNDLNRFRQSSCGVKFFCTTSIPRYYRAAMVHGFVEELVVNEDPEYQWIDRIRTPRASNEARQRLISLMSGELQRKIGLKVLEMGGNAVVGYLQCFDLEGESGLVVRAIGTACTLDKLTAAGAAAAITTATTHMHPSTAPASNACNSPSKDGKESPLAHGCRSTHNSPVHSACSAQRLSQNFSVSVPTLIFSEEPQSMRRRPGIFLCPSTPVLSTSFSDSPSGDDSGFTPENTTLPPPASTHSDSALLRKSVSFTEDFLLEASSGMGSGGSAGKEAGPLKTLLRQQTQTALEQRGASSSGLYLNAREFPFFTLTSFPPAFLVHVGGVVSARSVKLLDRIHNPALGNTRSYKLLDWNSVTADEPETRDAWWEEIRQEIKSHAKALGCHAVVGYSESTSICEEVCILSASGTAAILNPRYMREGCLDVGSMDHRFEEPSPSSCGFCHIPYDEFNMPFPAQLTYCYLCRRQKVPDVLFTTIDLPSDAAVTGKGCLIQARLCRLKKRAQGEVNATAISNLLPFMEYELHTQLMNKLKLRSMNALFGLHIQISVGENMLLGLASATGVYLTALPSPGGIQIAGKTPGDLSNEHHMLTIQKKINDTIAKNKELYQITTPEFTEEVVGSPIPEPRQRTRLFRSHSESSDELSELDLSHGKKDAFVLEIDDTDAVEDIHSLLTDASPPTGFHSCNAENMPGIYNWTSGVQMFTSVRVIRLSNANLTNQGLNKIFTDLCENLLKSLYFKLRSMIPCCICHLNFTVAVPEEELIQVAVTAVAMTFDKDQTQEKPADKPITKGCSETEEQLQFPLELCADSPSATSQPLLKTSAGSASAAVSSRAASVDYGSFADRCSTWLELLRLKAHTIRRGSVKTISSLERSSPLTESRSRSLRSNRCSFGGSSVTVVKMTPLSFLPGTRVAKYLGIINMFFIRETTSLREEGGVSGFLHSFIAEVFAMVRAHVAALGGNAVVSYSMKECVLMENPNKNQAQCLINVSGDAVICVRESDQEPASSATNLGQACTSGMEGAT, encoded by the exons ATGCCTGGAAAACTAAAAGCGAAAATTGTGGCAGGCCGCCACTTGCCTGTCATGGACAGAGCCAGTGAGCTTACAGATGCTTTTGTAGAG GTCAAGTTTGGAAATATTACATTCAAAACAGACGTCTTCCCTAAATCCCTCAATCCACAGTGGAACTCGGAATGGTTCAAATTTGAG GTTGACGATGAGGACCTGCAGGATGAGCCGCTGCAGATTACTGTGTTGGACCACGACACATACAGCGCAAACGACGCCATCGGGAAGGTGTACATCGACATTGACCCGCTGCTGTGCAGTGAGGCCGCCTCCGTCATCTCCGGCTGGTTTCCCATTTACGACACCATCCACG GTATCCGTGGGGAAATTAATGTCCTGATCAAAGTGGAGCTCTTCAATGACTTGAACCGCTTCAGACAATCCTCCTGTGGAGTCAAGTTCTTCTGCA CCACTTCTATACCGCGTTATTACCGGGCAGCGATGGTCCATGGCTTTGTGGAGGAGCTCGTGGTGAACGAAGACCCCGAATACCAGTGGATTGATCGCATCAGAACCCCTCGAGCGTCCAATGAAGCCCGCCAGAGGCTCATCTCTCTCATGTCTG GGGAGCTTCAGAGGAAGATAGGTCTCAAAGTGCTAGAGATGGGAGGGAATGCAGTGGTTGGCTACTTGCAGTGTTTCGACCTGGAGGGAGAGTCAGGTCTGGTGGTACGGGCCATAGGTACCGCCTGCACTCTGGATAAACTCACCGCCGCAGGCGCTGCCGCCGCCATCACCACCGCCACCACACACATGCACCCCAGCACAGCCCCTGCTTCCAATGCCTGCAATTCCCCTTCCAAGGACGGAAAGGA GTCTCCCTTAGCCCACGGATGCCGCTCCACCCACAACAGCCCCGTGCATTCGGCGTGCAGCGCACAGAGACTGTCCCAGAACTTCTCTGTCTCTGTGCCCACACTCATCTTCTCTG AAGAGCCTCAGTCCATGAGACGCAGGCCGGGCATCTTCCTTTGCCCCAGCACCCCTGTCCTCTCCACATCTTTCTCTGACTCGCCGAGCGGGGATGATTCTGGATTCACCCCGGAAAATACCACCCTGCCCCCTCCTGCTTCCACCCACTCTGACTCGGCCCTGCTGAGGAAGAGTGTGTCCTTCACAGAGGACTTTCTGCTGGAGGCCTCCTCCG GAATGGGCAGCGGGGGCAGCGCCGGCAAGGAGGCAGGACCCCTAAAGACACTGCTCAGACAGCAGACTCAGACAGCTCTGGAGCAGAGG GGAGCCTCCTCCTCTGGGTTGTATTTAAATGCCAGG GAGTTTCCCTTCTTCACACTGACATCTTTCCCGCCTGCCTTTCTGGTTCACGTGGGCGGAGTTGTCAGCGCTCGCTCGGTCAAACTGCTGGACCGCATACACAACCCCG CCTTGGGTAACACGCGCTCGTACAAACTGCTAGACTGGAATAGTGTCACGGCAG ATGAGCCAGAAACCCGCGACGCCTGGTGGGAGGAGATACGACAGGAAATCAAGTCTCATGCCAAAGCTCTCGGTTGCCATGCCGTCGTGGGATACAGCGAGAGCACCAGTATCTG CGAGGAGGTGTGCATCCTGTCTGCGTCCGGCACAGCAGCCATCTTGAATCCTCGCTACATGCGCGAAGGCTGTTTGGACGTCGGAAGCATGGACCATAG GTTTGAGGAGCCTTCTCCCTCGAGTTGCGGCTTCTGTCACATCCCGTACGATGAGTTCAACATGCCCTTTCCCGCCCAGCTCACCTACTGCTACCTCTGTAGACGCCAAAAG GTCCCTGATGTTCTGTTCACAACAATAGACCTGCCGTCAGACGCAGCCGTCACAGGGAAAGGATGTCTCATTCAGGCCAG ACTATGCCGTCTGAAGAAGCGAGCTCAGGGGGAGGTGAACGCCACGGCCATCTCCAACCTGCTTCCTTTTATGGAATACGAGTTGCACACTCAGTTGATGAACAAGCTGAAGCTGCGCAGCATGAACGCTCTGTTTGGCCTGCACATACAGATCAGTGTTGGCGAGAACATGCTGCTGGGGCTGGCT TCTGCCACAGGAGTGTATCTGACCGCCCTGCCTTCACCTGGAGGCATTCAGATCGCAGGGAAGACTCCGGGTGACCTGAGCAACGAGCACCACATGTTGACCATCCAGAAGAAGATCAACGACACCATCGCCAAGAACAAAGAGCTCTATCAGATCACGACACCG gAGTTCACGGAGGAAGTGGTGGGTTCTCCCATCCCGGAGCCCAGACAACGAACCAGGCTGTTCCGTTCCCACTCAGAAAGCTCCGACGAGCTGTCAGAACTGGACCTCTCTCATGGCAAGAAGGATGCTTTTGTCCTGGAG ATAGACGACACTGATGCCGTGGAAGATATTCACTCCCTACTCACGGACGCCTCGCCTCCCACTG gcTTCCACAGCTGCAACGCTGAGAATATGCCTGGGATTTACAACTGGACTTCTGGAGTACAG ATGTTTACATCAGTGAGGGTGATAAGGTTGAGTAATGCCAATCTAACCAATCAAGGCTTGAACAAAATCTTCACTGACCTGTGTGAGAACCTGCTAAAG AGTTTGTACTTCAAATTGCGCTCTATGATCCCCTGCTGTATTTGTCATCTCAACTTCACCGTAGCAGTGCCGGAAGAAGAACTCATACAG GTTGCCGTGACGGCAGTCGCCATGACGTTTGACAAGGACCAGACCCAGGAGAAGCCAGCGGACAAGCCCATTACCAAAG GATGCAGTGAGACTGAAGAGCAGCTGCAGTTTCCCCTGGAGCTGTGCGCCGACTCCCCTTCCGCCACCTCACAGCCATTATTGAAAACCTCAG CTGGCTCAGCAAGTGCTGCTGTGTCATCCAGAG CTGCCTCCGTTGATTACGGTTCCTTTGCAGACAGATGCAGCACCTGGCTAGAACTGCTTAGGCTGAAAGCTCACACCATAAGACGAGGATCAGTTAAGACAA TCTCATCTCTGGAGCGCTCCAGTCCGTTGACCGAGAGTCGGTCCCGCTCACTGCGCTCCAACCGTTGCTCGTTCGGAGGAAGCTCGGTCACCGTGGTGAAGATGACTCCGCTTTCCTTCCTCCCCGGCACGCGTGTGGCCAAATACTTGGGAATCATCAACATGTTCTTCATTCGCGAGACCACGTCCTTACGAGAG GAAGGTGGTGTGAGCGGCTTCCTCCATTCGTTTATAGCAGAGGTGTTTGCCATGGTTCGTGCCCATGTCGCAGCTTTGGGGGGAAATGCCGTTGTGTCCTACAGCATGAAGGAGTGCGTGTTGATGGAGAATCCCAATAAGAACCAG GCTCAGTGTCTCATCAATGTGAGCGGCGATGCCGTCATCTGTGTGCGGGAATCGGATCAGGAACCCGCGTCATCCGCGACAAACCTCGGACAAGCGTGCACAAGTGGAATGGAAGGGGCCACATGA
- the c2cd5 gene encoding C2 domain-containing protein 5 isoform X8, which yields MPGKLKAKIVAGRHLPVMDRASELTDAFVEVKFGNITFKTDVFPKSLNPQWNSEWFKFEVDDEDLQDEPLQITVLDHDTYSANDAIGKVYIDIDPLLCSEAASVISGWFPIYDTIHGIRGEINVLIKVELFNDLNRFRQSSCGVKFFCTTSIPRYYRAAMVHGFVEELVVNEDPEYQWIDRIRTPRASNEARQRLISLMSGELQRKIGLKVLEMGGNAVVGYLQCFDLEGESGLVVRAIGTACTLDKLTAAGAAAAITTATTHMHPSTAPASNACNSPSKDGKESPLAHGCRSTHNSPVHSACSAQRLSQNFSVSVPTLIFSEEPQSMRRRPGIFLCPSTPVLSTSFSDSPSGDDSGFTPENTTLPPPASTHSDSALLRKSVSFTEDFLLEASSGMGSGGSAGKEAGPLKTLLRQQTQTALEQRGASSSGLYLNAREFPFFTLTSFPPAFLVHVGGVVSARSVKLLDRIHNPALGNTRSYKLLDWNSVTADEPETRDAWWEEIRQEIKSHAKALGCHAVVGYSESTSICEEVCILSASGTAAILNPRYMREGCLDVGSMDHRFEEPSPSSCGFCHIPYDEFNMPFPAQLTYCYLCRRQKVPDVLFTTIDLPSDAAVTGKGCLIQARLCRLKKRAQGEVNATAISNLLPFMEYELHTQLMNKLKLRSMNALFGLHIQISVGENMLLGLASATGVYLTALPSPGGIQIAGKTPGDLSNEHHMLTIQKKINDTIAKNKELYQITTPKLFTLDPEVLSDINMEFTEEVVGSPIPEPRQRTRLFRSHSESSDELSELDLSHGKKDAFVLEIDDTDAVEDIHSLLTDASPPTGFHSCNAENMPGIYNWTSGVQMFTSVRVIRLSNANLTNQGLNKIFTDLCENLLKSLYFKLRSMIPCCICHLNFTVAVPEEELIQVAVTAVAMTFDKDQTQEKPADKPITKGCSETEEQLQFPLELCADSPSATSQPLLKTSAGSASAAVSSRVSSLERSSPLTESRSRSLRSNRCSFGGSSVTVVKMTPLSFLPGTRVAKYLGIINMFFIRETTSLREEGGVSGFLHSFIAEVFAMVRAHVAALGGNAVVSYSMKECVLMENPNKNQAQCLINVSGDAVICVRESDQEPASSATNLGQACTSGMEGAT from the exons ATGCCTGGAAAACTAAAAGCGAAAATTGTGGCAGGCCGCCACTTGCCTGTCATGGACAGAGCCAGTGAGCTTACAGATGCTTTTGTAGAG GTCAAGTTTGGAAATATTACATTCAAAACAGACGTCTTCCCTAAATCCCTCAATCCACAGTGGAACTCGGAATGGTTCAAATTTGAG GTTGACGATGAGGACCTGCAGGATGAGCCGCTGCAGATTACTGTGTTGGACCACGACACATACAGCGCAAACGACGCCATCGGGAAGGTGTACATCGACATTGACCCGCTGCTGTGCAGTGAGGCCGCCTCCGTCATCTCCGGCTGGTTTCCCATTTACGACACCATCCACG GTATCCGTGGGGAAATTAATGTCCTGATCAAAGTGGAGCTCTTCAATGACTTGAACCGCTTCAGACAATCCTCCTGTGGAGTCAAGTTCTTCTGCA CCACTTCTATACCGCGTTATTACCGGGCAGCGATGGTCCATGGCTTTGTGGAGGAGCTCGTGGTGAACGAAGACCCCGAATACCAGTGGATTGATCGCATCAGAACCCCTCGAGCGTCCAATGAAGCCCGCCAGAGGCTCATCTCTCTCATGTCTG GGGAGCTTCAGAGGAAGATAGGTCTCAAAGTGCTAGAGATGGGAGGGAATGCAGTGGTTGGCTACTTGCAGTGTTTCGACCTGGAGGGAGAGTCAGGTCTGGTGGTACGGGCCATAGGTACCGCCTGCACTCTGGATAAACTCACCGCCGCAGGCGCTGCCGCCGCCATCACCACCGCCACCACACACATGCACCCCAGCACAGCCCCTGCTTCCAATGCCTGCAATTCCCCTTCCAAGGACGGAAAGGA GTCTCCCTTAGCCCACGGATGCCGCTCCACCCACAACAGCCCCGTGCATTCGGCGTGCAGCGCACAGAGACTGTCCCAGAACTTCTCTGTCTCTGTGCCCACACTCATCTTCTCTG AAGAGCCTCAGTCCATGAGACGCAGGCCGGGCATCTTCCTTTGCCCCAGCACCCCTGTCCTCTCCACATCTTTCTCTGACTCGCCGAGCGGGGATGATTCTGGATTCACCCCGGAAAATACCACCCTGCCCCCTCCTGCTTCCACCCACTCTGACTCGGCCCTGCTGAGGAAGAGTGTGTCCTTCACAGAGGACTTTCTGCTGGAGGCCTCCTCCG GAATGGGCAGCGGGGGCAGCGCCGGCAAGGAGGCAGGACCCCTAAAGACACTGCTCAGACAGCAGACTCAGACAGCTCTGGAGCAGAGG GGAGCCTCCTCCTCTGGGTTGTATTTAAATGCCAGG GAGTTTCCCTTCTTCACACTGACATCTTTCCCGCCTGCCTTTCTGGTTCACGTGGGCGGAGTTGTCAGCGCTCGCTCGGTCAAACTGCTGGACCGCATACACAACCCCG CCTTGGGTAACACGCGCTCGTACAAACTGCTAGACTGGAATAGTGTCACGGCAG ATGAGCCAGAAACCCGCGACGCCTGGTGGGAGGAGATACGACAGGAAATCAAGTCTCATGCCAAAGCTCTCGGTTGCCATGCCGTCGTGGGATACAGCGAGAGCACCAGTATCTG CGAGGAGGTGTGCATCCTGTCTGCGTCCGGCACAGCAGCCATCTTGAATCCTCGCTACATGCGCGAAGGCTGTTTGGACGTCGGAAGCATGGACCATAG GTTTGAGGAGCCTTCTCCCTCGAGTTGCGGCTTCTGTCACATCCCGTACGATGAGTTCAACATGCCCTTTCCCGCCCAGCTCACCTACTGCTACCTCTGTAGACGCCAAAAG GTCCCTGATGTTCTGTTCACAACAATAGACCTGCCGTCAGACGCAGCCGTCACAGGGAAAGGATGTCTCATTCAGGCCAG ACTATGCCGTCTGAAGAAGCGAGCTCAGGGGGAGGTGAACGCCACGGCCATCTCCAACCTGCTTCCTTTTATGGAATACGAGTTGCACACTCAGTTGATGAACAAGCTGAAGCTGCGCAGCATGAACGCTCTGTTTGGCCTGCACATACAGATCAGTGTTGGCGAGAACATGCTGCTGGGGCTGGCT TCTGCCACAGGAGTGTATCTGACCGCCCTGCCTTCACCTGGAGGCATTCAGATCGCAGGGAAGACTCCGGGTGACCTGAGCAACGAGCACCACATGTTGACCATCCAGAAGAAGATCAACGACACCATCGCCAAGAACAAAGAGCTCTATCAGATCACGACACCG AAATTATTTACCCTGGACCCCGAGGTGCTCAGCGACATAAACATG gAGTTCACGGAGGAAGTGGTGGGTTCTCCCATCCCGGAGCCCAGACAACGAACCAGGCTGTTCCGTTCCCACTCAGAAAGCTCCGACGAGCTGTCAGAACTGGACCTCTCTCATGGCAAGAAGGATGCTTTTGTCCTGGAG ATAGACGACACTGATGCCGTGGAAGATATTCACTCCCTACTCACGGACGCCTCGCCTCCCACTG gcTTCCACAGCTGCAACGCTGAGAATATGCCTGGGATTTACAACTGGACTTCTGGAGTACAG ATGTTTACATCAGTGAGGGTGATAAGGTTGAGTAATGCCAATCTAACCAATCAAGGCTTGAACAAAATCTTCACTGACCTGTGTGAGAACCTGCTAAAG AGTTTGTACTTCAAATTGCGCTCTATGATCCCCTGCTGTATTTGTCATCTCAACTTCACCGTAGCAGTGCCGGAAGAAGAACTCATACAG GTTGCCGTGACGGCAGTCGCCATGACGTTTGACAAGGACCAGACCCAGGAGAAGCCAGCGGACAAGCCCATTACCAAAG GATGCAGTGAGACTGAAGAGCAGCTGCAGTTTCCCCTGGAGCTGTGCGCCGACTCCCCTTCCGCCACCTCACAGCCATTATTGAAAACCTCAG CTGGCTCAGCAAGTGCTGCTGTGTCATCCAGAG TCTCATCTCTGGAGCGCTCCAGTCCGTTGACCGAGAGTCGGTCCCGCTCACTGCGCTCCAACCGTTGCTCGTTCGGAGGAAGCTCGGTCACCGTGGTGAAGATGACTCCGCTTTCCTTCCTCCCCGGCACGCGTGTGGCCAAATACTTGGGAATCATCAACATGTTCTTCATTCGCGAGACCACGTCCTTACGAGAG GAAGGTGGTGTGAGCGGCTTCCTCCATTCGTTTATAGCAGAGGTGTTTGCCATGGTTCGTGCCCATGTCGCAGCTTTGGGGGGAAATGCCGTTGTGTCCTACAGCATGAAGGAGTGCGTGTTGATGGAGAATCCCAATAAGAACCAG GCTCAGTGTCTCATCAATGTGAGCGGCGATGCCGTCATCTGTGTGCGGGAATCGGATCAGGAACCCGCGTCATCCGCGACAAACCTCGGACAAGCGTGCACAAGTGGAATGGAAGGGGCCACATGA
- the c2cd5 gene encoding C2 domain-containing protein 5 isoform X3 — translation MPGKLKAKIVAGRHLPVMDRASELTDAFVEVKFGNITFKTDVFPKSLNPQWNSEWFKFEVDDEDLQDEPLQITVLDHDTYSANDAIGKVYIDIDPLLCSEAASVISGWFPIYDTIHGIRGEINVLIKVELFNDLNRFRQSSCGVKFFCTTSIPRYYRAAMVHGFVEELVVNEDPEYQWIDRIRTPRASNEARQRLISLMSGELQRKIGLKVLEMGGNAVVGYLQCFDLEGESGLVVRAIGTACTLDKLTAAGAAAAITTATTHMHPSTAPASNACNSPSKDGKESPLAHGCRSTHNSPVHSACSAQRLSQNFSVSVPTLIFSEEPQSMRRRPGIFLCPSTPVLSTSFSDSPSGDDSGFTPENTTLPPPASTHSDSALLRKSVSFTEDFLLEASSGMGSGGSAGKEAGPLKTLLRQQTQTALEQREFPFFTLTSFPPAFLVHVGGVVSARSVKLLDRIHNPALGNTRSYKLLDWNSVTADEPETRDAWWEEIRQEIKSHAKALGCHAVVGYSESTSICEEVCILSASGTAAILNPRYMREGCLDVGSMDHRFEEPSPSSCGFCHIPYDEFNMPFPAQLTYCYLCRRQKVPDVLFTTIDLPSDAAVTGKGCLIQARLCRLKKRAQGEVNATAISNLLPFMEYELHTQLMNKLKLRSMNALFGLHIQISVGENMLLGLASATGVYLTALPSPGGIQIAGKTPGDLSNEHHMLTIQKKINDTIAKNKELYQITTPKLFTLDPEVLSDINMEFTEEVVGSPIPEPRQRTRLFRSHSESSDELSELDLSHGKKDAFVLEIDDTDAVEDIHSLLTDASPPTGFHSCNAENMPGIYNWTSGVQMFTSVRVIRLSNANLTNQGLNKIFTDLCENLLKSLYFKLRSMIPCCICHLNFTVAVPEEELIQVAVTAVAMTFDKDQTQEKPADKPITKGCSETEEQLQFPLELCADSPSATSQPLLKTSAGSASAAVSSRAASVDYGSFADRCSTWLELLRLKAHTIRRGSVKTISSLERSSPLTESRSRSLRSNRCSFGGSSVTVVKMTPLSFLPGTRVAKYLGIINMFFIRETTSLREEGGVSGFLHSFIAEVFAMVRAHVAALGGNAVVSYSMKECVLMENPNKNQAQCLINVSGDAVICVRESDQEPASSATNLGQACTSGMEGAT, via the exons ATGCCTGGAAAACTAAAAGCGAAAATTGTGGCAGGCCGCCACTTGCCTGTCATGGACAGAGCCAGTGAGCTTACAGATGCTTTTGTAGAG GTCAAGTTTGGAAATATTACATTCAAAACAGACGTCTTCCCTAAATCCCTCAATCCACAGTGGAACTCGGAATGGTTCAAATTTGAG GTTGACGATGAGGACCTGCAGGATGAGCCGCTGCAGATTACTGTGTTGGACCACGACACATACAGCGCAAACGACGCCATCGGGAAGGTGTACATCGACATTGACCCGCTGCTGTGCAGTGAGGCCGCCTCCGTCATCTCCGGCTGGTTTCCCATTTACGACACCATCCACG GTATCCGTGGGGAAATTAATGTCCTGATCAAAGTGGAGCTCTTCAATGACTTGAACCGCTTCAGACAATCCTCCTGTGGAGTCAAGTTCTTCTGCA CCACTTCTATACCGCGTTATTACCGGGCAGCGATGGTCCATGGCTTTGTGGAGGAGCTCGTGGTGAACGAAGACCCCGAATACCAGTGGATTGATCGCATCAGAACCCCTCGAGCGTCCAATGAAGCCCGCCAGAGGCTCATCTCTCTCATGTCTG GGGAGCTTCAGAGGAAGATAGGTCTCAAAGTGCTAGAGATGGGAGGGAATGCAGTGGTTGGCTACTTGCAGTGTTTCGACCTGGAGGGAGAGTCAGGTCTGGTGGTACGGGCCATAGGTACCGCCTGCACTCTGGATAAACTCACCGCCGCAGGCGCTGCCGCCGCCATCACCACCGCCACCACACACATGCACCCCAGCACAGCCCCTGCTTCCAATGCCTGCAATTCCCCTTCCAAGGACGGAAAGGA GTCTCCCTTAGCCCACGGATGCCGCTCCACCCACAACAGCCCCGTGCATTCGGCGTGCAGCGCACAGAGACTGTCCCAGAACTTCTCTGTCTCTGTGCCCACACTCATCTTCTCTG AAGAGCCTCAGTCCATGAGACGCAGGCCGGGCATCTTCCTTTGCCCCAGCACCCCTGTCCTCTCCACATCTTTCTCTGACTCGCCGAGCGGGGATGATTCTGGATTCACCCCGGAAAATACCACCCTGCCCCCTCCTGCTTCCACCCACTCTGACTCGGCCCTGCTGAGGAAGAGTGTGTCCTTCACAGAGGACTTTCTGCTGGAGGCCTCCTCCG GAATGGGCAGCGGGGGCAGCGCCGGCAAGGAGGCAGGACCCCTAAAGACACTGCTCAGACAGCAGACTCAGACAGCTCTGGAGCAGAGG GAGTTTCCCTTCTTCACACTGACATCTTTCCCGCCTGCCTTTCTGGTTCACGTGGGCGGAGTTGTCAGCGCTCGCTCGGTCAAACTGCTGGACCGCATACACAACCCCG CCTTGGGTAACACGCGCTCGTACAAACTGCTAGACTGGAATAGTGTCACGGCAG ATGAGCCAGAAACCCGCGACGCCTGGTGGGAGGAGATACGACAGGAAATCAAGTCTCATGCCAAAGCTCTCGGTTGCCATGCCGTCGTGGGATACAGCGAGAGCACCAGTATCTG CGAGGAGGTGTGCATCCTGTCTGCGTCCGGCACAGCAGCCATCTTGAATCCTCGCTACATGCGCGAAGGCTGTTTGGACGTCGGAAGCATGGACCATAG GTTTGAGGAGCCTTCTCCCTCGAGTTGCGGCTTCTGTCACATCCCGTACGATGAGTTCAACATGCCCTTTCCCGCCCAGCTCACCTACTGCTACCTCTGTAGACGCCAAAAG GTCCCTGATGTTCTGTTCACAACAATAGACCTGCCGTCAGACGCAGCCGTCACAGGGAAAGGATGTCTCATTCAGGCCAG ACTATGCCGTCTGAAGAAGCGAGCTCAGGGGGAGGTGAACGCCACGGCCATCTCCAACCTGCTTCCTTTTATGGAATACGAGTTGCACACTCAGTTGATGAACAAGCTGAAGCTGCGCAGCATGAACGCTCTGTTTGGCCTGCACATACAGATCAGTGTTGGCGAGAACATGCTGCTGGGGCTGGCT TCTGCCACAGGAGTGTATCTGACCGCCCTGCCTTCACCTGGAGGCATTCAGATCGCAGGGAAGACTCCGGGTGACCTGAGCAACGAGCACCACATGTTGACCATCCAGAAGAAGATCAACGACACCATCGCCAAGAACAAAGAGCTCTATCAGATCACGACACCG AAATTATTTACCCTGGACCCCGAGGTGCTCAGCGACATAAACATG gAGTTCACGGAGGAAGTGGTGGGTTCTCCCATCCCGGAGCCCAGACAACGAACCAGGCTGTTCCGTTCCCACTCAGAAAGCTCCGACGAGCTGTCAGAACTGGACCTCTCTCATGGCAAGAAGGATGCTTTTGTCCTGGAG ATAGACGACACTGATGCCGTGGAAGATATTCACTCCCTACTCACGGACGCCTCGCCTCCCACTG gcTTCCACAGCTGCAACGCTGAGAATATGCCTGGGATTTACAACTGGACTTCTGGAGTACAG ATGTTTACATCAGTGAGGGTGATAAGGTTGAGTAATGCCAATCTAACCAATCAAGGCTTGAACAAAATCTTCACTGACCTGTGTGAGAACCTGCTAAAG AGTTTGTACTTCAAATTGCGCTCTATGATCCCCTGCTGTATTTGTCATCTCAACTTCACCGTAGCAGTGCCGGAAGAAGAACTCATACAG GTTGCCGTGACGGCAGTCGCCATGACGTTTGACAAGGACCAGACCCAGGAGAAGCCAGCGGACAAGCCCATTACCAAAG GATGCAGTGAGACTGAAGAGCAGCTGCAGTTTCCCCTGGAGCTGTGCGCCGACTCCCCTTCCGCCACCTCACAGCCATTATTGAAAACCTCAG CTGGCTCAGCAAGTGCTGCTGTGTCATCCAGAG CTGCCTCCGTTGATTACGGTTCCTTTGCAGACAGATGCAGCACCTGGCTAGAACTGCTTAGGCTGAAAGCTCACACCATAAGACGAGGATCAGTTAAGACAA TCTCATCTCTGGAGCGCTCCAGTCCGTTGACCGAGAGTCGGTCCCGCTCACTGCGCTCCAACCGTTGCTCGTTCGGAGGAAGCTCGGTCACCGTGGTGAAGATGACTCCGCTTTCCTTCCTCCCCGGCACGCGTGTGGCCAAATACTTGGGAATCATCAACATGTTCTTCATTCGCGAGACCACGTCCTTACGAGAG GAAGGTGGTGTGAGCGGCTTCCTCCATTCGTTTATAGCAGAGGTGTTTGCCATGGTTCGTGCCCATGTCGCAGCTTTGGGGGGAAATGCCGTTGTGTCCTACAGCATGAAGGAGTGCGTGTTGATGGAGAATCCCAATAAGAACCAG GCTCAGTGTCTCATCAATGTGAGCGGCGATGCCGTCATCTGTGTGCGGGAATCGGATCAGGAACCCGCGTCATCCGCGACAAACCTCGGACAAGCGTGCACAAGTGGAATGGAAGGGGCCACATGA